The following is a genomic window from Amycolatopsis acidiphila.
ACCGTGGACGCCGGCTCGGCCGCCGCCTCGGTCAGGCTGGTCAGCAGGGCGCTCCGGCAGGCCGCGACGTCCCCGCCGCCGCAGTACGGCTCGCCCAGCCCGCCGGCGACCTGGTCCCCCAGCACCGTCCGCAGGTCCTTGTCCACATAGGACCACCAGCCGTGCTGGAAGGCCGACCCGCGGTGTGGCGCCGATTCGTTCGCGCTCGCAGCGCCCGAGGTCGGGCCGGTCTGCCCGTTCGACGGGGACTCGTTGATCTGCAGCGCCCCGACCATCGCGCCGAACAGGTCGTCGCCCATGCCGGGCCGGAACGCCGCCTGCACCAGCAACGGCCACCACGCGTCCATCACCTGGATGGCCGCCGCGTCGGCGTAGGTCTTGCTGCCCGGCGACGTCTCGACCCGCTTCGCCCCGTGCGCGAGCCAGGTGCGCAGCTGGTCCACCGCCTTCGCCTGTGCCGGATCGGTCACCGGCTGCGTGTCGATCACCCGCAACAGCGTCGGCAGCACCGCCTCCCCGCGCAGGTCCGTCACCGCCGCGTCCGCCATCGCCTTGACCACGTCCGCGCGGCTGATCGCTCCCCCACGAGCGACCAGCGCGCCCAGCCGCGAGTCCAGCAGGTCCGACCGGTGCACATTCCCCTCGCCGAAGGACGCCGACGTGTAGTCCAGCGCCTGCTTGTTGTTCCAGGAGACGTAGTAGTCCTGGTCGACCGAGTTCGGATGCGCCCCGGCCCCTGTCCACGACGCGGTGTTCGTCGCCGCGTCCCAGTTCTGCCACTCGTACTGCGGATCCGCCGCGATCGGCAGGTTCGCGTCCACTGTGGAGGGCCGGACCGGGTTCCACCCGGAGTTGTAGTACGCGATGTGCGCGGAGTCCACGTAGAACCAGTTGAACGTGTAGTTGATCGCCGAGGCCGCCGACCGGAACTGCTCCGGCGACCCCATCTGCGCGGGATCGTTGAACCGCTGGAAACCGATGATCGAGTCGGCCTCGTGCCGGTAGGTCGAGCGCTGGGCGGCGTAGGCCACCGGCTTCCCGCCGGCCGTCGCCCGGTACTGCACGAGCCCGTACTTCGTCCGGTACACGACGAGCCGGTACGAGCCCGCCGCGGTGGTGTCGGCGATCGTGGGCTGCCACGAGTCGTCGACCTCCAGCGGTTCCATCGCCACGCACTGCCCGTCGTCCAGGTAATGCGTGCTGTCCCTGGCCGCTGCCGAGCCGTCCGGCTCGCACAGCGAGAGCGCGAAGGTGTCCGTGATGTCCTGGCTCGCCGACGTGGCGCTCCACGCGTAGTCCTGGCCACGGCCGAGCTGGACGTAGAAGTTGGTGCCGGCGAAGGAGACCCCGCGAGCGCTGATCCCCGGCCCCTGCAGCTCTTCGAGCATCAGCAGCTGTGGTGCGAAGTACCCGGTCTGCGGGCCGAAGACGGCGATGGGATGGCCGTCGTCGGTGTGCGCGCCGGACACGACGAGCGCGTTGGACATCCCGTGCCGGGCCGACAGCAGGTCTCCGGGCAGTACGCCGTTGGTGAACATCCCCTTGGCGGGCGCCAGGTTCGCCGGGACGGACACCGCGGCCTTCGAGTCGCTCACCGCGGACCCGGCCGGGTCGTAGACCTCCTGCTGAGGCGTCACCGAACCCGGGTCGGGCATCGCGACGCCCTGCGGGTTCGCCGGGCTCGCACCGTAGGGAAAGGACTGTCCGTCGTGGAGGGTCAGATCGGCCTCGGGGTCGTTCTCCTCGCGGAAGGACTGCCACACCTGGTCGCCCATCGCGGTGCCGTACTTGGCCTCCGCGGCCTGTTTCACCAGCGCGGACTGGACCTCGCCGCCACCGCCGGTGCCGAACAGCGCGCCCACGACCCCGGCGATGGCGATGAGGTCGGTCGCGGTGAACGGGGCGATGGTGCCGGCGTTGGTGATGGCGTCGACGTGCCCGGTGAGCACGTACTCGCCGGGGAAGTAGCGGCCCTGGTGGGATTGGCTGAGGTAGGTGTTGAGCCCCTCGAGGTAGGCGTTGATGTCGCCGAGCGCCTGCGCGCCTTCGGGCCCGTCGGCGGCGATCCGGTTCACCTGGTCCTGCAGGTCCTGCTCGGTGTAAGGCGCGGCGGCCCAGAAGGTCTGCTCCAGCTGCCGGTTCGCCTCGGCGCCGCCCGCGAAGCTGCTCAGCTGCCCGCGCCCGACGTGCCGGAACACGTCCATCAGCCACAGCCGGTCCTGCGCGGCGGCGTACCCGGCGCCGAACTCCGTGCCCGAACGCGTGGTGCCGTAGATGTGCGGCACGCCGGTCTTCTTGTCGCGCACGATGCTCACGTCCGACCGGGGCTTGATGGTGCTCTGCACCTGGTCCGGCGGGACGCCGAAGGCCGAGTCGCCGAAGTAGTCGTCGATGGTGGCGTTGGTGACCGACTGGTACCCGTCGGCCAGGCTCGCGTACGTGCCGAGCTGGTCGTCGGTGTGCACGGGACGGGTGCCGAAGAGCCGGTTCGCGAGGATCTCGGCGAGCGTCGCGTTGCCGTTCTCGCCGGGCGGCAGGATGTCGTCGCACTGCCCCTGGCAGTAGTCGGCGGGCGGGGCCGCCACCGCGGGCGAGGCGGCCGTCGCGACGAAGGTGGCGGCCGCGGCCACCAGGGCGACCGCGACCCGGGTCCGAGCTGTCCGGGGCATGAGCACGCTCCTCTCCGGCAGTGCACGACGTCGTGCGGAGCGTGAGACTACCTATCGGTAGCCCTATTGCGAAAGTCCCTCACGTTTTCTTCCCCCCGAACGGTGCAACTTCCGCGCGCCCTCGGGTGTGCGGCGCCGGTGTCAGGCCATCTCGTCGATGACCATCGTGAACTCCAGCGCGGGCCGCTGCACGCGGCGCCGCCGGGCCACCCCGGACACCGCGATGAGCAGGTCGAGCACGGCGATGCCGGTGACTACGCTCAGCGCCGGCGGCAGCCCCGTGAGCAGGGCCGCCGCGGAGGCG
Proteins encoded in this region:
- a CDS encoding penicillin acylase family protein; amino-acid sequence: MPRTARTRVAVALVAAAATFVATAASPAVAAPPADYCQGQCDDILPPGENGNATLAEILANRLFGTRPVHTDDQLGTYASLADGYQSVTNATIDDYFGDSAFGVPPDQVQSTIKPRSDVSIVRDKKTGVPHIYGTTRSGTEFGAGYAAAQDRLWLMDVFRHVGRGQLSSFAGGAEANRQLEQTFWAAAPYTEQDLQDQVNRIAADGPEGAQALGDINAYLEGLNTYLSQSHQGRYFPGEYVLTGHVDAITNAGTIAPFTATDLIAIAGVVGALFGTGGGGEVQSALVKQAAEAKYGTAMGDQVWQSFREENDPEADLTLHDGQSFPYGASPANPQGVAMPDPGSVTPQQEVYDPAGSAVSDSKAAVSVPANLAPAKGMFTNGVLPGDLLSARHGMSNALVVSGAHTDDGHPIAVFGPQTGYFAPQLLMLEELQGPGISARGVSFAGTNFYVQLGRGQDYAWSATSASQDITDTFALSLCEPDGSAAARDSTHYLDDGQCVAMEPLEVDDSWQPTIADTTAAGSYRLVVYRTKYGLVQYRATAGGKPVAYAAQRSTYRHEADSIIGFQRFNDPAQMGSPEQFRSAASAINYTFNWFYVDSAHIAYYNSGWNPVRPSTVDANLPIAADPQYEWQNWDAATNTASWTGAGAHPNSVDQDYYVSWNNKQALDYTSASFGEGNVHRSDLLDSRLGALVARGGAISRADVVKAMADAAVTDLRGEAVLPTLLRVIDTQPVTDPAQAKAVDQLRTWLAHGAKRVETSPGSKTYADAAAIQVMDAWWPLLVQAAFRPGMGDDLFGAMVGALQINESPSNGQTGPTSGAASANESAPHRGSAFQHGWWSYVDKDLRTVLGDQVAGGLGEPYCGGGDVAACRSALLTSLTEAAAEPASTVYPADDTCSAGQQWCADSIVQRPLGGVTDPNIGWQNRPTYQQVVQFAAHR